A window of Fundidesulfovibrio putealis DSM 16056 genomic DNA:
GAGCTTGTGCCCGGCGACCAGAACACGGGGTAAGGCAGGCGCCAGGGCTGGCCCACGTCGTACAGCAGGGCGTACACGACGAAGGCGTAGCCGAGAAACGCGGTCAGGATCGCAGGCTTGATGGCCGTGCGGAATCCCTTGATGTTGAAGATCAGGCCAGCTGCCGTGGTGGTGTAGCCACCGGCGGCCAGGGCGACGCCGCAGAGCAGGTCGAAGCTGATCCAGATGCCCCAGGGGTTGTTGTCGTCCAGGTTGGTGGTAGCCGCCAGTCCGCCCACCAGGAAGCGGTTGATGGTGACGACCACGCCCACCACGAAGATGAGCGACAGGATCGGGTGTTCCTTGGCGAACTGCAGATAGGTCTTGGGGCTCATAAGGCTTTTGATTACGCCCCAGGCCTCCGTAGGAGGCAGAATGACCGGCTGAGCGCCGTGATCGTGATTGCTCATGGTCGGCCTCCTTATTTCCCGGCCTTGGCGCGCTCATGAGCGATCGCCTCGGCAACGGCTTTTTGTTTCTCGTCCTCGGCCCTCTTGTCCTTCCACTTGGTGATCTGCCAGATGCCGCCCAGGAGAACGGGCCAGAGGCACGCGACCAGGGGGACCAGTCCCAGCGCGGAGCTGGTCAGCTGGGGAGCAGGGGTGGTTCCCAGATCCTCGCGCAGGCCGATCTGGGCGAAGGGCACGTTGGAGATGTACATCCAGTTGGTGCCGCCCATCTCGCGCTCGCCGTACACGTGGGGCAGGTACTTGCCCGGCACGTTGCCGATGCGCTTCCAGGCTTCCTTCAGGAGGTCGGTGCGCTTGCCCCAGGTCAGGGCCTCCATGGGGCAGGCCGACACGCAGGCGGGCAGCTTGGCGACGCCGGACTTAATGTGCGGGTGGCACATGTGGCACTTCTGCACGTAGGGGACGAGCTTCTTGTATTCGTAGGTGGGAACGTCCCAGGGACAGGCGACCATGCAGTAGCGGCAGCCGACGCACACGCTGCCGTTGTAGGTGACGCCGCCCTCGGGCTGCTTGGTGAAGGCCTTGACGAAGCAGGCCGACGCGCAGGCGGGCTCCTTGCAGTGCATGCACTGCATCTTCTTGAAGACCGGCTCCTTGCCGCCCAGAGCCTGGGGCTCGTACTTGTTCACCAGGGTGTACATGGTGGCGTCGGTACGATTGGTGGCGTTCATGCCTTTGAGGTCCTCGAACACCTTGGCGTCCTTCTGGGGAAGGGTGGTCCAGGGTTCGGTGACGTTCTTGGAGTTGATCGTGTTGCATCCCATTTCGCACTGGCGGCAGCCGATGCAACGGCTGGCGTCAAAAAGGACGCCGTAGGAGTTGGGGTATCCCTCGAAGGAGTGCCCGGCAGCGGCGTTGGCCGTGCCAGCCACGGCCGTGGCGGTCGCCGCGCCTGCAAGCCCCAGGAAGTGTCTGCGGTTCATAGCTACCTCTTATTTCTTGGGCGCGTGGCAGCCCTTGCAGTCCGTGGCCGGGACCGGCTCGACGCCCATGGCCTTGTGACACTGAATGCACTGAATGTGATAAGCGGCCATCAGACCGGGGCGCTTCGGGTCGTCCTGGGAGAAGGACTTGCCGTGGCAGGTGCCGCACTTGGGCGGAGCCATGCCAGCCGGGGTGTAGTGATGGCAGCCCTGGCACAGCGTGTCGGGCTGGGTGTGGAAAGCCTTGGCCAGATCGCCCTTGGCGGCGTCCTTGAGGTAATCCATGTGCGCGGAGTGGTTGAAGGAAACGGCTGCGTACTGCTTGGAGATCGCGCCGATTTCAACCACGTCGGGCTGGGCAGGCTTGGCGGCGGGAGCCGGGGCGGCCTTGGGGTCCTTGTGGCAGGCCACGCAGGAAGCGTCCTTGGGACCGGCCGCGATGTTGCGGTGGCAGCCCGCACACTGCTTCTTCTGGGTTTCCTTGAAGTGGCAGCCCACGCAGCTGGCCTTGGACTGGGCTGCGTGCATGGCCTGGGAAAGCTGAACGTTGCCGCCGTCAGGGGAACCCTGGCTGGTATGGCAGCTGGAACAGGAGGTCTGGTCGCCGGTATGGTGGCAGGTGTCGCAGTTGGAAACTGCGGCCTCATGCTTTTGATGGTTGAACTGCGCCTTGGACAGGGGTCCCTGTCCGGGCTTTCCGCCGATGGCGGTACCACTCATGAGGATCTGCGGCGACTGCGCCTTGGCCTGATCCCCGAAGCCCACGCCGAAACCGGCCACCAAAGCCGCCGTCAGCGAGAGCGTCAGAGTCAGGAAACAGACCCTGCCCCATCGTGATCTGGAAACACGTTTCACCATACGCATCCCGTCCTTGCCTCTAGGGTTGAACGCCTGAAACCACACCGTCGGAGACCCACCCCTCCGATCAGCGCAGGTGCTGTAATAAACAGCTAGCCTGAAACGATTTTGACCCTCGGACTAGACTACAGACAAGAGCTTCGTCAAGCAGTTCGTGAAAGAAGGGACATGCCGGAAGAGAGACGCGCGCATGGCCCCACGCCAGCAGGTTTAACGCCCGTCTGGATTATCCGGGAAATACCCCTCTTTTCAGGCGGGATTTTTTTCTTTAACGCCCGCAATTGCATACCATTTTAGTATGGTTATTCTGGCTCGCCCCCTGCCACGCCCGCGCCCAGCGCCCCGTCGGAAAAGGGTTGCCTTGCCCGCGCGATAGCTTTCGTCATACCTCTTTACCTCGGTTTTCCAGGATGTTGCCGGGAATCAGCTCGATTGCGCTTTGAGCGGGCATCTCTCGGACGCCCCCAGGCGAAGCGCTTACCCCTCCCAGATCAGGTCCGACGCAGGCGATTGCGCCACGCGGGTACTGGCGCGTCTGCCTCGCGACCCTCATCCGGGCGTCGCATTCCCCCGATCTTCCCCGCAATCTTCGACGCTTGCAGCCTTCTCTCATCCGGATTGTGCAGCCCGTTGTCCGGGTGCGCCCAGCCCCTTCTCATTTGAACGCCGTTCAAAACACTCCCTGATTGTTCACATCTGGAACAAGCCAACAAAAAACCCCGGCCCCAGGAGCCTTTCGGCTCCCGGAAACCGGGGCGGCGGGGTGGGGACTCCCGACCAACTCTGAGTTACTTCACCGTATGGCATCCAGCGCAGGAGCGCGGGCCGTAGGAGAGGTTCTTTTCCTTGGGCATCTTCTCGTGGCAACCCCAGCACTGCTTGTGGAAGGCGTCCTGCAGGCCGATCTTGCTGGTGGCCTTGGGACCGGAGTGGCAGGCCGCGCAGGAGGTCTCGTCGCCCGCCTCCCACACGTTCTTCTTGTCCTTGTCGTACTTGTGGTGACAGGTCTTGCAGTCCTCGAAGCCGTAGCCCTTGGCGGCCACGGACGCGGTGTGCTTGCCGTGAGTGAACATCACGGGGCTGCGCTGTGCGTTTTTGTCGCCCTTGAGGGTCATCTTGTCATCCTGGGCATGGCCCACAAGGACGAACGAGCAGAGCATGATGGCCGCGAACACGGCGGCGAGTGTGTGAATGCGGCGCATTATTCGTCCTCCTCTCCTTCGGGCTTCATGTGGGGCGGGAGTTCCATGAGTTCGCAGATGAGTTCCTTGAAGCTCATGACCTTGATGCCCAGGTCATATTCCTTGTTCAGGTCGTTGATCTGGTCGGTGCAGTTGTGGCAGGGCACCAGCACGAACTTGGCCCCTGTCTTCTGGATCTGCTCGGCCTTGACCTTGCCTGCGATCATGCGGGTCTTCTTGTAGTCCGCGCCCATGGGGATGAATCCGCCGCCGCCGCAGCAGCAGTGGCTCCATTCGCGGTGGGGCTCCATGGGAACGTACTTCTCGCACAACATTTCCATGAGTTCATCGCCGAGCTCGCCCAGGTCGCCGGAGCGCGACAGGTTGCAGGGGTGCTGGTAGGTGATCACGTCGTGGAACTTGTGCTTCAGCTTGATCTTGCCTTCCTTCATGTAGCTGTGGAACAGGGCCACGGCGTGGGTGACTTCCACGGGGGGCTGACCGTTCGGCTGCTTGGTCCAGTAGGGGCCTTCGTACTTGGCGGCGCGGTAGGCGTGGCCGCACTCGGTGATGCAGATCTTCTTGGCGTTCAGCTTCTTGGCCGCGTCGTACACCGACTGGGCCACCATGCCGGCCACCTGGAGGTTGCCGGAGAACATGGACAGGTTCGTGGCCTCCCAGCCGTGGCTGGGCATGGTCCAGTTCTCGCCGGCCGCATGCATGACCATGGCGGCTTCCTGGATGTCCTGCGGATAGTATTTGGGCTCGCGGGAGTTCACCACGAACATGATGTCGGTGTCTTCCTTGTCGATGGGGATTTCCAGGCCGTTCAGGCGGTCCTGGCCTTCCTCGGCCATCCACTCGCAGGTCTCGACGAATTCCTCGTCGGGGATGGACATCTGGTTGCCGAATTCGACGTAGCTCTGGTCGATGGTCATCAGGCGATCAGGGCACACGTTCTGGGTGCGCATGCACTGGCGGGCGACGTTGATCATGACCGCGATCTCGATGCCGAAGGGGCAGTACTGGGAGCAGCGGCGGCACATGGTGCACTTGGCCCAGGCGATCTCCTTCATCTCTTCGAGCTGCTCGCGGGTGACCTTGCCCTTGTTCTTGATCAGTTCGCCCAGGGTCTTGCGGGCCTTGTACTGGGGCATGAACTCGGGGTTGTCGTCGTTGGCCATGTAGAAGAAGCAGGACTCCGAACACAGGCCGCAGGAGGTGCAGGTCTTGAGCCAGGCGCGCAGACGTGCGGTGTCGTTGCGCTCGATGACCGCCATGATCTCTTCGGCGTTGACAGGCATTTGATCTGACATGTTGAGCCTCCTACCAGGTCTTGGTGCCGCGGCGGGCGAACTCGCTGCCGATGAAGGCGCGGGTCATGAAGAACAGGAACGCATGGGCCAGCTTGGTGAACGGGACGCAGATGAGCATCAGGCATCCCGAAAGCGCATGCAGCATGAGCATGGTGTCAGGGTCGAGCAGCATCTTGTGGTAGCACAGAAACCCGGTCAGGAAGGGCAGGAAGGTGATGGCCCAGACAACGAAGTCCTTGGGCTCGGTGACGATGCGCACCTGGGGCAGCACGAAGCGGCGCACCAGCAGGAACAGGGCGGCTGCCAGGAACACCATGGTCATGGCGTCGATCACCGAGTCGGACAGGCTGGGCCAGCCGATTCCAAGATTGAACTTCAGGGTGGTTGCGTGCCCCAGGGCCAGGAGCGGAGCCACGATCAGGCAGACGTGAAAGGCGAAGGTGCCCACGGTCAGGCCGGGATGCTCGCGCCAGCTGCGCGAACCGAAAGGCATGAGCCAGGCCCATACCGAACCCGCTGCCGCCGAGGCGTTGTAGTGGTTGTAGAAGACCTTGTCCGTGCGTTTGGACATCTTGTACAGCGAGGCGATCTGCCAGATGCTGCCCAAGACGAACACGGCGAAGGCAATCCATACCAATGGACCGTTCACGAATGCGTACATGGCGTCTCCTTTGAAAGTGATGGGCCAAAGTCCCCTGCCGGACGCCATGCGGCAACCGGCCACCAACAGTGTTCCACCCGCCTGGGCGGTTCATGCACGATCCATATGATGAAGGGGGGATGGCGAACCTGGCGCGCATCCAGGCCAGACAGCCTGAAATGACGCCGGACGCATGCACGCGGACAGCCTGAACGAGAAGACGCACCGAGAGCGCCCCCGCAGGCCGTACGGTCTGCCGGTGCGCAGGACACTTGATCAACGTAGCATGAGCCGGAAGCTGCACGGCCACGGACTGCGCCGCCACGCAACACCACCAGCCCGCGCACTGTTTGGCGTCCTGCGCGGACTCGAACCCCCCACCCCATCAACCGCCTGCACCTGCCGGGAATTCAAATTGGCGTCCGGCCTATGCACTGCGACCCGATTCCACTCCGTTTCGCGGATGCTGCTGTCCTGATGCAGGCATGCAACAGTCCTGTGCGCAGAGCGGAATTCAGGTATATGCGACCTACGCCTGCGTGAACACTCTGTCAACACCCTTATTTCTCTACCTTCAGGGAATGGATGCATAAATACCTTTACGTAATCACCCTACCACAAAAGGAGGAATTGCATGGGGGCTCCACCGGAGCAAACATCAATTTGTGAACTTTCGTACAATGGTGTACTTTCAAAGCTCGACCGAAAGAGTCCGGAAGAGTTCCAAGAGGAGAATTCCTACGGCATGGGAGACGATCTGAAGTGTGCAGAGCCCTGTCGTGCGGGTGGAGACGCCGGACAACGGACGCCTCGGCCCGGACGGGCTATGACGGGAAAGCGCCTGGAAAGGGTGAGGGGGCCTGCGAGCCTTCGCCATACCCGTGACAGGCTCCGGGGCCAAGCGCAGACGCCTGCGCCACGCAGGGCGGGCCGAAAGCTTCCACGAACCCGAGGCCAGCGCATCGGACTCGCGTCAGGCTCATGCCGGACGGGGAGTTGATACTGGGCAGGAAAATGCCGACGGGCCGAAAGGCCCGCCGACGAATATCAGAGCGTGAGGACGGACAGCCGTCCCAAGGGGATCAGTTGGTTTCGGCCAGCTCCCGCTCGGGAGCCTTCCCGCCCTCGCAGGCGGCCAGGGCGTCCTCGGCGGTGCTGGATTTCAGCAGCTCTTCCAGGCTCATGGCGTCCAGGCGTTCCAGCAGGGCCTTGCTGACCTCCTGCCACAGCCTGCTGGTGACGCAGGTCTTCAGGCGCGGGCAGCTGGTGCGCTCGGTCCAGCAGGTGACCAGATTCAGATCGCCCTCCAGGGCGCGCACGATCTCGCCCATGGAGATGTCCGCAGGCGGCTTGGCCAGCAAGTGCCCCCCCTTGGAACCGCGCATGCTGCGGATGAGACCGGCCTTCTTCAATATACGGGAGAGCTTCTCCAGATATTTCACGGAAATGCCCTGACGACTGGCGATTTCGCTGACCCGTACAGGGCCGTTGCCGCCGTTCTGGGCCAGATCGAGAAGCATCCTGGTTCCATAGCGGCTGCGTGTGGTTAATTTCATCTGGTCGTCCTTCTGGGTTACTGGTCCGGGCTTCTTTGCTCAAGCCTTGCAGCAACCCTTAGCCCGTGTCCACGGCCCTGACAAGCCGGGAATGACGCCTAGAGCCACTTCACGGGACAACGCACCACTTTTTGGGCCTTGTTGCGGTAGAGCAGGTAGCCGTTGTCGCGCCCAAACAGATACAGGTCGCGGGTTATGGCCACGTCCGCAGTGCAATACTTCGTGATTTCATCGATGCGGCCCTGCTTCCACCATTCCAGGGCCTGCAGCCCGTCGGCGGTCTTGGCCGCATTGAGCGTGGCGCTGCCCAGGCTGTCGAGCGAAAGGCGCACCCCCAGGCGGGCCTTGATGTGGTCCAGCATGTCAAGCGTGGGCAGGGTCGAGAAATCGAACGTCGTGTAGCCGCGCAGCACCTCGTAGTCGAAGCGCAGCGAATTGAAGCCCACCACCAGATCGGCCTGCGCCAGCGCCTGGATCAGCTCGTCCATGCGTTCCTCACTGAACACCAGGAAGTCGTCCAGGCCCGAGTCGTAAACGACGCCGACCGACACCCCCATCTTGCGGGCGTTGTGCCAGCCGCCCACCTCCTGGGCGGAGCGCTGGGTCTCCAGGTCGAACACCACGAAGCGCTTCGGGGCGGCCAGGGCCCTCTGATCGTTCTGCGTCGCCATGCCTTGGTCCCTCCCGAAAATCTCCTCAGATGTCGAAACGGTCTCCACAGCGAAAAGCTCTTCCGTCTCCGGCGTACCGCGAATCACCGCCTCCAGCACGAACTGCGCGGCCACCTTGTCGATGGGGCGGTTACCGGAGCCGCACTTGGGCGAGTGCACGCAGGAGGGGCAGCCGTTCTCGCAGGAGCACCCGGTGATGGCCGAGAGCGTGCGCTCCATGAGCTCCGTCGCGCGGGCGTAGGCCTGGCGGGTCAGCCCCACGCCGCCGGGCACGCCATCGTAGATGAACACCGCCGCCCGGCCAAGCTGCGGGTGCAGGGGCGTGGAGATGCCGCCCAGGTCGTTGCGGTCGGTCATCACCAGGAGCGGCAGGATGCCGATGGCCGCGTGCTCCACGGCGTGGATGCCGCCCATGAAGTGGAACAGCCTGCGCTCGGCCTCGTCCTGGGCGTAGCGCGGAATCTCGAACCACAACCCTTCGGTCTCGAAGGTGAGCGGCGGCAGGTCCAGGGGCACGATGTTCAAAAGCTGCCCGCCGCGCGTCTTGCGGCGCTCGTACCCGGTGATGGTCTCCGTGACCTTGAGCCGCCCAAGGCCGATGCGCGCCCCGAATGCCGCGCCCTGTTCGCGGATCTCCAGAATCTCGGTAGTCTTGTTGCCGCGCGGCCGGGTGTAATAGTCCACCTGTTTGGCGGCCACCAGGGCCATGCGCTCGGACAGGGACAGCGACTCCACCACGTAGCTCACGCTCCGGTGCAGGTACACAGCGCCGGGATGCGCCTCGCGGAAGGCGCGATGCTCGTCCATGAAGCCGATGGACACGCCGTCGGCCTCGATGTGGTAGCGCCCGCCCGAGCCGCGCAGGTCCACGTCCCGGTGCGGGGACTTGCGCGCGCTGTGGATGCGCTCGCCCGCCGCGTCCAGCAGGAGCTTCCCCGAATCCATCAGGCGCGTAAGCTCTGTCTGCACCGGCTTCGGGGCCAGATAGGCCTCGCCGGGGCGCAGGGCGTACTCGGCGGCGGCGCACTCCAGATGCCGGGCCAGGATGGCCGGGTTGTCCGGGTTGACCACGGCGTCTTCCGGGGGGCGGTCGAAAAAGTCCTCCGGATGGCGCATGAAGTACTGGTCCAGGGCGTCCTCCCCGGCCACCAGGATCACGGCGGATTCCCGCACGTTGCGCCCCACCCTGCCCCCGCGCTGCCAGGTGGACATGACCGTGCCGGGGTAGCCGGCCAGGATGCACAGGTCCAGGCCGCCGATGTCGATGCCAAGCTCCAGGGCCGAGGTGGTGATGACGGCCAAGAGCTCCCCCGAGGCCATGCGGCTCTCGATGTCGCGGCGCTCCTCGGGCAGAAATCCCGACCGGTAGGCGCTGATGCGCGGCGCCATGGGTCCGGCCTTCTGGGAAGCCCACAGGGCGATGAGTTCCACCATCTTGCGAGACTGGGCGTACACGATGGTGCGGAGCCCGCGCGCCAGGGCGGCTTTGAGCAGCAGGATGGCCGTGTGCGCCGCACCCTCCAGGGGGTTCACGAACAGGAAGTGCCGCTTGCCCGAGGGCGCGCCCGACTCCCTGACCACCTCAACGGGAAGGCCCGTGAGCATGTGGGCCAGTTCGCCGGGGTTTCCTATGGTGGCCGAGCAGAACAGGTGCGTGGGCTTGGCCCCGAAGCGCTCGCACACCCGGGCCAGACGCCGGAACACGTGGGCCATGTGCGAGCCCATCACGCCCCGGTAGGTGTGCACCTCGTCCACCACGATGTGGGTCAGCCCGGCCAGGAAGGTGGACCAGGTCTCATGATGGGGAAGGATGGCCAGATGCAGCATCTCCGGGTTGGTGATGAGCACGTTGGGGGGATTCTGCCTGAGCTTCTTGCGCTGGTAGGGCGTGGTGTCGCCGTCGTAGACCGCCACCGTGGGCCGGGCGGACCTGGGCAGCGTGGAGGTGAGCTCCGTAAAGGCCCGCAGCTGGTCCTGGGCCAGGGCTTTCAGGGGAAACATGAACAGGGCGCGGCTGGCCGGGTCGGCCAGGAGCTGCTCCAGCACGGGGAGCGTGTAGGTGAGGGTCTTGCCGGAGGCGGTGGGCGTGGCCGAGACCACATGCCGCCCGGCCCGCGCCAATGAGCAGGCCAGGGCCTGATGGCTGAACAGGCGCTCTATCCCCCGCGCGGCCAGCATCTCCGCCACGGCGCGCGACAGGGGCCGCGCCGGTTCGCCGTACTCGGCGGCCCTGCCCGGGATGACGCGGTGGTGGCAGATGCGGTCCTTCAGGCGCTCCGAGGCCTTGAGGGCCGTCACATACTCGGCGATGCCACCCTCTGGCGGCGGATCAATGCCCGGCAATGGTGTACTTCTTGAGCTTGTATTGCAAAAGGCTCTTGGAGATGCCCAGCATCTCGGCGGCCTTCACCTGCACGAAGTCGGAGCGGGCCAGGGCGCGGCGCACCAGGGCGGCCTCGATCTTCTCCAGGGTGTCGGAGAGGTTCAGCTGCACGGGCAAAAGGTCCACGGCGGACTTGTACTGGGTGTCCTCGTCTCGCAGCTCGGCGGGCAGGTCGTCCACGCCGATAAGCTCCCCGGAGGCCAGCACCACGCAGCGCTCCACCACGTTCTGGAGCTGGCGCACGTTGCCGGGCCATTCGTAGCCGGTAAGCGCGTCCATGGCCTCGGTGGTGAAGCCCTGCACGCTCTTTTCGTTCTCGGAGGCGTATTTCCTCAAAAAATGACTGGCCAGGAGCGGCACGTCCTCGCGGCGCTCACGCAGGGCGGGCATGTCGATGCGCACCACGTTCAGCCGGTAGAACAGGTCCTCCCGGAAGGTTCCGGCGGCCACGCAATCCTGAAGGTTCTTGTTGGTGGCGGCCACCACGCGGATGTCCACCTCCACCGACTCGGTGCCGCCCACGCGTTCGAAGGTGCGCTCCTGCAACACGCGCAGAAGCTTCACCTGGAGGTCATGCGAGAGCTCGCCGATCTCGTCCAGCAGGAGCGTGCCGCCGTGAGCCATCTCGAAGCGCCCCCGGCGCTTGGCCACCGCGCCCGTGAACGATCCCTTCTCGTGGCCGAACAGCTCGCTCTCCAGCACGCCGGGGCTCAAGGCCATGCAGTTCACGGTGACGAAGGGCTGGTCCTTGCGGGGCGAGGCGTAGTGGATGGCCTTGGCGATCAGCTCCTTGCCGGTGCCGGATTCGCCCATGATGAGCACCGTGGAGCGCGACGGCGCGGCCCGGTCCACCAGTTCCAGCACCTGCCCCATGGCCTTGGAGCGGCCGATGACCTGATGCACGGCGTAGCGTTCTTCCAGGCTCTGGCGCAGGAAGATGTTCTCGCGCTGGGTCTTTGCGAACTGGGCGGCCTTGGCCACGGTGAGCATGAGCTCGTCGTTGGCGAAGGGTTTGGTGACGTAGTCGAAGGCTCCGACCCGCATGGCCTCAACCGCCGCCTCGATGGAGCCGAAGGCGGTCATGATGATCACGGGGACGTGGGGATAGGACTTCTTGACGTGTTCGAGCACCTGCTGGCCGGTCATCTTGGGCATCTTCATGTCCGTTATGACCAAGTCCACCTCGGACTCCTCCAGATAGGCAAGGCCCATCTCGGGGTCGTCCAGGGCGGTGACCGCGTAGCCCGCGTCGGAGAGCAGGGCTTCCAGGATGAGCAGGTAGTTGCGCTCGTCGTCTAATATGAGAACGTGGGTTGCCATGGTTTCAGTCTAGGGTTTGGGGAAGAGGATGTCCACCCTTGCGCCGCCCTCTGGGTTGTCCCCAAGCTCGATTACCGCGTCGTGGCTGCGCAGGATGTTGGCCGTGATGGCAAGGCCCAGGCCGGTGCCCGAGTCTTTTGTAGTGAAGAAGGGGTCCAGGAGCTTGTCGCGGATGTCCGGGGGGATGCCCGGCCCGGTATCCATGATGCGCAGCCTGATCCCGGACTTTTCCACGGCCATGCGCACCACGATCTGCCCGGCCACGTCTTCGCCCTGCTGACTCTTCTGGACGGACATGGCCTCCAGGGCGTTCACCAGAATGTTGTAGAGAGCGCGGTAGAGCATGTCCTTGTCGCCCGCCACCATCACGCCGGTGGGGTAGTCGCGCACCACCTCCACGCGCTGCTCGCGGCACTTCTGCTCCAGGAAGGTCAGGGCCTGGTCCATCAGCAGGCCCAGGTCCAGGGGGTCGAGCTTCATGGTTCGGGGACGGGCGTAGTCCAGGAAATCGCCCACGGTCTTGGAGAGGCGCACGGCCTCCTCGTGGATGGCGGCCATGATCTTGGCCGTGAGCGGGTCCTTGTCCTTCAGGCGCGACACCAGGAGCTCGGCGCTGGAGCGGATGATGCCCAGCGGGTTTCTGATCTCGTGGGCGATGCCCGCCACCATGCGCCCCATGCTGACCAGCTTCTCGTTCTGCACGGCCTCGCGCTCGTACTCCTCGCGCTCGCGCATGCGCTGGGCGTTGATGCGGTCGGCGCGGTGGATGAGCATGCGCAAGACGAAGAAGATGAGCAGCGCCGTGCCCAGCGCGGACAAAATGATCACCCGCTGGAAGGTGATGAGCTTCTGGTAGTCGGAAGTGATGTCCTGGGTGAATTCCAGCGCGCCGATGACCTCGTTGACCGAGACCATCTTCACGCCGCGTCCGGGTCCGC
This region includes:
- the hmcB gene encoding sulfate respiration complex iron-sulfur protein HmcB, which encodes MNRRHFLGLAGAATATAVAGTANAAAGHSFEGYPNSYGVLFDASRCIGCRQCEMGCNTINSKNVTEPWTTLPQKDAKVFEDLKGMNATNRTDATMYTLVNKYEPQALGGKEPVFKKMQCMHCKEPACASACFVKAFTKQPEGGVTYNGSVCVGCRYCMVACPWDVPTYEYKKLVPYVQKCHMCHPHIKSGVAKLPACVSACPMEALTWGKRTDLLKEAWKRIGNVPGKYLPHVYGEREMGGTNWMYISNVPFAQIGLREDLGTTPAPQLTSSALGLVPLVACLWPVLLGGIWQITKWKDKRAEDEKQKAVAEAIAHERAKAGK
- a CDS encoding cytochrome c3 family protein; amino-acid sequence: MVKRVSRSRWGRVCFLTLTLSLTAALVAGFGVGFGDQAKAQSPQILMSGTAIGGKPGQGPLSKAQFNHQKHEAAVSNCDTCHHTGDQTSCSSCHTSQGSPDGGNVQLSQAMHAAQSKASCVGCHFKETQKKQCAGCHRNIAAGPKDASCVACHKDPKAAPAPAAKPAQPDVVEIGAISKQYAAVSFNHSAHMDYLKDAAKGDLAKAFHTQPDTLCQGCHHYTPAGMAPPKCGTCHGKSFSQDDPKRPGLMAAYHIQCIQCHKAMGVEPVPATDCKGCHAPKK
- a CDS encoding cytochrome c3 family protein, coding for MRRIHTLAAVFAAIMLCSFVLVGHAQDDKMTLKGDKNAQRSPVMFTHGKHTASVAAKGYGFEDCKTCHHKYDKDKKNVWEAGDETSCAACHSGPKATSKIGLQDAFHKQCWGCHEKMPKEKNLSYGPRSCAGCHTVK
- a CDS encoding (Fe-S)-binding protein, producing MSDQMPVNAEEIMAVIERNDTARLRAWLKTCTSCGLCSESCFFYMANDDNPEFMPQYKARKTLGELIKNKGKVTREQLEEMKEIAWAKCTMCRRCSQYCPFGIEIAVMINVARQCMRTQNVCPDRLMTIDQSYVEFGNQMSIPDEEFVETCEWMAEEGQDRLNGLEIPIDKEDTDIMFVVNSREPKYYPQDIQEAAMVMHAAGENWTMPSHGWEATNLSMFSGNLQVAGMVAQSVYDAAKKLNAKKICITECGHAYRAAKYEGPYWTKQPNGQPPVEVTHAVALFHSYMKEGKIKLKHKFHDVITYQHPCNLSRSGDLGELGDELMEMLCEKYVPMEPHREWSHCCCGGGGFIPMGADYKKTRMIAGKVKAEQIQKTGAKFVLVPCHNCTDQINDLNKEYDLGIKVMSFKELICELMELPPHMKPEGEEDE
- a CDS encoding RrF2 family transcriptional regulator, with protein sequence MKLTTRSRYGTRMLLDLAQNGGNGPVRVSEIASRQGISVKYLEKLSRILKKAGLIRSMRGSKGGHLLAKPPADISMGEIVRALEGDLNLVTCWTERTSCPRLKTCVTSRLWQEVSKALLERLDAMSLEELLKSSTAEDALAACEGGKAPERELAETN
- a CDS encoding DEAD/DEAH box helicase encodes the protein MPGIDPPPEGGIAEYVTALKASERLKDRICHHRVIPGRAAEYGEPARPLSRAVAEMLAARGIERLFSHQALACSLARAGRHVVSATPTASGKTLTYTLPVLEQLLADPASRALFMFPLKALAQDQLRAFTELTSTLPRSARPTVAVYDGDTTPYQRKKLRQNPPNVLITNPEMLHLAILPHHETWSTFLAGLTHIVVDEVHTYRGVMGSHMAHVFRRLARVCERFGAKPTHLFCSATIGNPGELAHMLTGLPVEVVRESGAPSGKRHFLFVNPLEGAAHTAILLLKAALARGLRTIVYAQSRKMVELIALWASQKAGPMAPRISAYRSGFLPEERRDIESRMASGELLAVITTSALELGIDIGGLDLCILAGYPGTVMSTWQRGGRVGRNVRESAVILVAGEDALDQYFMRHPEDFFDRPPEDAVVNPDNPAILARHLECAAAEYALRPGEAYLAPKPVQTELTRLMDSGKLLLDAAGERIHSARKSPHRDVDLRGSGGRYHIEADGVSIGFMDEHRAFREAHPGAVYLHRSVSYVVESLSLSERMALVAAKQVDYYTRPRGNKTTEILEIREQGAAFGARIGLGRLKVTETITGYERRKTRGGQLLNIVPLDLPPLTFETEGLWFEIPRYAQDEAERRLFHFMGGIHAVEHAAIGILPLLVMTDRNDLGGISTPLHPQLGRAAVFIYDGVPGGVGLTRQAYARATELMERTLSAITGCSCENGCPSCVHSPKCGSGNRPIDKVAAQFVLEAVIRGTPETEELFAVETVSTSEEIFGRDQGMATQNDQRALAAPKRFVVFDLETQRSAQEVGGWHNARKMGVSVGVVYDSGLDDFLVFSEERMDELIQALAQADLVVGFNSLRFDYEVLRGYTTFDFSTLPTLDMLDHIKARLGVRLSLDSLGSATLNAAKTADGLQALEWWKQGRIDEITKYCTADVAITRDLYLFGRDNGYLLYRNKAQKVVRCPVKWL
- a CDS encoding sigma-54-dependent transcriptional regulator, producing the protein MATHVLILDDERNYLLILEALLSDAGYAVTALDDPEMGLAYLEESEVDLVITDMKMPKMTGQQVLEHVKKSYPHVPVIIMTAFGSIEAAVEAMRVGAFDYVTKPFANDELMLTVAKAAQFAKTQRENIFLRQSLEERYAVHQVIGRSKAMGQVLELVDRAAPSRSTVLIMGESGTGKELIAKAIHYASPRKDQPFVTVNCMALSPGVLESELFGHEKGSFTGAVAKRRGRFEMAHGGTLLLDEIGELSHDLQVKLLRVLQERTFERVGGTESVEVDIRVVAATNKNLQDCVAAGTFREDLFYRLNVVRIDMPALRERREDVPLLASHFLRKYASENEKSVQGFTTEAMDALTGYEWPGNVRQLQNVVERCVVLASGELIGVDDLPAELRDEDTQYKSAVDLLPVQLNLSDTLEKIEAALVRRALARSDFVQVKAAEMLGISKSLLQYKLKKYTIAGH